A region of Streptomyces sp. NBC_01788 DNA encodes the following proteins:
- a CDS encoding FBP domain-containing protein, with the protein MRSLTEQDVRDSFVNCSKGEAKRLSVPRDLGDRPWDDLDFLGWRDPGAPDRSYLVTEREGRLMGVTLRFPASQRGFLHRSMCSLCLTTHRGGGVSLMTARKAGAAGREGNSVGVYMCTDLACSLYVRGKKVPDSGARFEESLTLEQQIARTTANLAAFLDKLYV; encoded by the coding sequence ATGAGATCACTGACCGAGCAGGACGTGCGCGACTCGTTCGTGAACTGCTCCAAGGGCGAGGCCAAGCGCCTGTCCGTCCCCAGGGACCTCGGTGATCGCCCCTGGGACGACCTGGACTTCCTGGGCTGGCGCGATCCGGGAGCGCCCGACCGCAGCTATCTGGTCACCGAGCGGGAGGGCCGGCTCATGGGCGTGACCCTGCGCTTCCCCGCCTCGCAGCGCGGGTTCCTGCACCGCAGCATGTGCTCGCTGTGCCTGACCACGCACCGCGGGGGCGGGGTCTCGTTGATGACCGCCCGCAAGGCCGGAGCGGCGGGCCGCGAGGGCAACTCGGTCGGCGTGTACATGTGCACCGACCTCGCCTGCTCGCTCTATGTGCGCGGAAAGAAGGTCCCGGACTCCGGCGCGCGCTTCGAGGAGAGCCTCACGCTGGAGCAGCAGATCGCCCGCACCACGGCCAACCTGGCGGCCTTCCTCGACAAGCTGTACGTCTGA
- a CDS encoding phosphotransferase family protein, which translates to MDFGDPDARPARSWERARRALRAAGVPPDRLARLRALGGGTYNSVEELCLADGARYVLKIPPASTAPGLRYERDLLVGEAEFCRGAARAGVPAPRVVAEGEDAGRRHLLMTACPGEPWDASVTDAEAAGLRARLGGQVARLHRVTGPGFGYPSGALGPLAPDWRTAFTAMYAAVLDDARHHGAPLPRPADEIARTAEAAYGALDEIAVPRLVHFDLWPGNILLDRSEAGVRIGGLIDGERMFWGDPAADFVSLALLGDIREDEAFLAGYHAAGGRAEFGRTARMRLALYRSYLYLIMLTETIPRALGPDHEHWVRDHVAPQLSAAVEEIGRLAVTS; encoded by the coding sequence ATGGATTTCGGTGACCCGGACGCGCGGCCTGCGCGGTCCTGGGAGCGGGCCCGGCGCGCGCTGCGGGCCGCGGGCGTCCCGCCGGACCGGCTCGCCCGGCTCCGCGCGCTGGGCGGCGGCACGTACAACAGCGTGGAGGAGCTGTGCCTGGCCGACGGCGCCCGGTACGTGCTGAAGATCCCGCCCGCCTCCACCGCGCCCGGCCTGCGCTACGAGAGGGACCTCCTCGTCGGCGAGGCCGAGTTCTGCCGCGGGGCCGCGCGGGCCGGAGTGCCCGCGCCGCGCGTGGTCGCGGAGGGCGAGGACGCGGGCCGGCGCCACCTGCTGATGACCGCCTGCCCCGGCGAGCCCTGGGACGCGTCGGTGACGGACGCCGAAGCGGCCGGCCTGCGCGCCCGCCTCGGCGGCCAGGTGGCCCGGCTCCACCGGGTGACCGGCCCCGGCTTCGGCTACCCCTCCGGCGCGCTCGGCCCGCTCGCCCCCGACTGGCGCACCGCCTTCACCGCCATGTACGCCGCCGTCCTCGACGACGCCCGCCACCACGGCGCCCCGCTGCCCCGGCCCGCCGACGAGATCGCCCGCACGGCCGAGGCCGCGTACGGCGCCCTGGACGAGATCGCCGTGCCACGCCTGGTCCACTTCGACCTGTGGCCGGGCAACATCCTGCTCGACCGCTCGGAGGCAGGCGTCCGCATCGGGGGCCTGATCGACGGCGAGCGCATGTTCTGGGGCGATCCGGCGGCCGACTTCGTCTCGCTCGCCCTGCTCGGGGACATCCGCGAGGACGAGGCGTTCCTCGCCGGCTACCACGCGGCCGGCGGCCGGGCCGAGTTCGGCCGCACCGCCCGCATGCGGCTCGCGCTGTACCGCAGCTACCTCTACCTGATCATGCTCACCGAGACGATTCCGCGCGCCCTGGGGCCGGATCACGAACACTGGGTGCGCGACCATGTCGCCCCCCAACTGTCCGCCGCCGTCGAGGAGATCGGCCGACTTGCCGTCACCTCTTAA
- a CDS encoding ROK family transcriptional regulator, whose amino-acid sequence MAGRNGRTVRDLRRGNRSAVLQRLYFDGPLSRFELGPATGLSSGSVSNVVADLVADGLVEEAGSVDSDGGRPRTLLRVAPGSGHMIGVDVGETRVRVELFDLTLTELARTERPLEAQGYDVEVITGHIRDGIAEVLAVADLPPERLLGVGIGVPGIVEPTPDRGAVVHGQTIGWDAVPLESLLRTGSRLPDGVPYFIDNGAKTLGQAEMWFGAGRGARNAVVVLFGSGVGACLVTPEVERGRAVEWGHLTVRVRGRRCRCGALGCLEAYAGAESLLARWREEGGRPPRGTDEETALTALLAAAHPPEGTAADPVAVAVLEETAEYLGAGLSDLINLFQPERILIGGWAGLQLGPRFLPAVRRHATAYALRHPAERVTIDLGRLGPDAVTVGAAILPLADFFTRGGRRAEPAPEEPVPAWRTALEERRS is encoded by the coding sequence ATGGCGGGGCGGAACGGGCGCACGGTGCGCGATCTCAGAAGGGGCAACCGTTCGGCCGTACTGCAACGGCTCTACTTCGACGGCCCACTCAGCCGCTTCGAGCTCGGCCCCGCGACCGGCCTCAGCTCCGGCTCGGTCAGCAACGTCGTCGCCGACCTGGTCGCCGACGGCCTCGTCGAGGAGGCCGGCAGCGTCGACTCCGACGGCGGCCGCCCGCGCACCCTGCTGCGCGTCGCGCCGGGCAGCGGCCACATGATCGGCGTGGACGTCGGCGAGACCCGGGTCCGCGTCGAGCTGTTCGACCTCACCCTCACCGAACTGGCGCGCACCGAAAGGCCCCTGGAGGCCCAGGGCTACGACGTCGAGGTGATCACCGGGCACATCCGGGACGGGATCGCCGAGGTCCTGGCCGTGGCCGACCTGCCCCCGGAGCGCCTCCTCGGGGTCGGCATCGGCGTCCCCGGCATCGTCGAACCCACTCCCGACCGCGGTGCCGTCGTGCACGGGCAGACCATCGGCTGGGACGCGGTACCCCTGGAGTCCCTGCTGCGCACCGGGTCCCGGCTGCCGGACGGCGTGCCGTACTTCATCGACAACGGCGCCAAGACGCTGGGCCAGGCGGAGATGTGGTTCGGCGCCGGACGCGGCGCCCGCAACGCGGTCGTGGTGCTCTTCGGCTCCGGCGTCGGCGCCTGCCTGGTCACCCCTGAGGTGGAACGCGGCCGGGCCGTGGAGTGGGGACATCTGACGGTACGGGTACGAGGACGCCGCTGTCGCTGCGGCGCCCTGGGCTGCCTGGAGGCGTACGCCGGTGCGGAGTCCCTGCTCGCCCGCTGGCGCGAGGAGGGCGGCCGGCCGCCGCGGGGCACCGACGAGGAGACCGCGCTCACCGCCCTGCTGGCCGCCGCCCACCCGCCCGAGGGCACCGCCGCCGACCCCGTGGCGGTCGCGGTGCTGGAGGAGACCGCCGAATACCTGGGCGCCGGCCTGTCCGACCTGATCAACCTGTTCCAGCCCGAGCGCATCCTCATCGGCGGCTGGGCCGGCCTTCAGCTCGGCCCCCGCTTCCTGCCCGCCGTACGCCGCCACGCGACCGCCTACGCCCTGCGGCACCCCGCCGAGCGGGTGACCATCGACCTGGGCAGACTGGGCCCGGACGCGGTCACCGTCGGCGCCGCGATCCTGCCCCTCGCCGACTTCTTCACCCGCGGTGGCCGCCGCGCCGAACCGGCCCCCGAGGAGCCGGTCCCCGCCTGGCGGACGGCCCTGGAAGAACGCAGGTCGTAG
- a CDS encoding cysteine desulfurase-like protein, producing MTYDIAGVRAQFPALKAGWAHFDGPGGSQTPQPVIDAVAEALAGPLSNRGSTTLGERNAEDCVAAARQAMADLLAAEPSGVVFGRSATQLTYDFSRALARTWAPGDEVVVTRLDHDANIRPWVQAAEAVGAVVRWADFDPATGELTAGHIADQLSDRTRLVAVTAASNLIGTRPDLPAIASLVHEHGALFYVDGVHFTAHVPVDLAALGADFFACSPYKFLGPHLGVVASRPDLLETLRPDKLLPSSDAVPERFELGTLPYELLAGTRAAVDFLAGMDSSARGTRRERLLASFGSLERHEDVLRRRIEEGLSRLPGITVHSRAAERTPTLLLTVEGRSTVDAYRHLAGRSVAVPSGAFYALEASRRLGLGDTGGLRIGLAPYNDEEDVDRLLEALADFLRTAP from the coding sequence GTGACGTATGACATCGCCGGTGTCCGCGCGCAGTTTCCGGCCCTGAAGGCCGGGTGGGCCCATTTCGACGGTCCGGGCGGCAGCCAGACGCCGCAGCCGGTCATCGACGCCGTCGCCGAGGCGCTGGCCGGTCCGCTGTCCAACCGCGGGTCGACGACCCTGGGCGAGCGCAACGCCGAGGACTGCGTCGCCGCCGCCCGGCAGGCCATGGCGGACCTGCTGGCCGCCGAGCCGTCCGGGGTCGTCTTCGGGCGCAGCGCCACCCAGTTGACGTACGACTTCTCGCGCGCCCTGGCCAGGACGTGGGCGCCGGGCGACGAGGTCGTCGTCACCCGGCTCGACCACGACGCCAACATCCGGCCCTGGGTCCAGGCCGCCGAGGCCGTGGGAGCCGTCGTGCGCTGGGCCGACTTCGATCCGGCGACCGGCGAACTGACCGCCGGGCACATCGCCGACCAGCTCTCCGACCGCACCCGGCTGGTCGCGGTCACCGCCGCCTCCAACCTGATCGGCACCCGCCCGGACCTGCCCGCGATCGCGTCCCTCGTCCACGAGCACGGCGCCCTGTTCTACGTCGACGGCGTGCACTTCACCGCCCATGTCCCGGTCGACCTCGCGGCCCTGGGCGCGGACTTCTTCGCCTGCTCCCCGTACAAGTTCCTCGGCCCGCACCTCGGCGTCGTGGCGAGCCGCCCCGACCTGCTGGAGACCCTGCGCCCGGACAAGCTGCTGCCCTCGTCCGACGCGGTCCCCGAGCGCTTCGAACTCGGCACCCTGCCCTACGAACTGCTGGCCGGCACCCGGGCCGCCGTGGACTTCCTCGCCGGGATGGATTCGTCGGCGCGCGGCACCCGGCGGGAGCGGCTCCTCGCCTCCTTCGGCTCGCTCGAACGGCACGAGGACGTCCTGCGCCGCCGGATCGAGGAGGGGTTGTCCCGCCTCCCGGGGATCACCGTGCACTCGCGCGCGGCCGAGCGCACCCCGACCCTGCTGCTGACCGTCGAGGGCCGCAGCACCGTCGACGCCTACCGTCACCTGGCCGGACGCTCCGTCGCGGTGCCCTCGGGCGCGTTCTACGCCCTGGAGGCCTCCCGTCGGCTCGGTCTGGGCGACACCGGCGGCCTCAGGATCGGGCTGGCCCCGTACAACGACGAGGAGGACGTGGACCGCCTCCTGGAGGCGCTCGCGGACTTCCTGCGCACGGCGCCGTAG
- a CDS encoding SAM-dependent methyltransferase has product MADSELTPDQDALSKIDTTVPHSARIWNYWMGGKDNYEVDRIAGDAYREHAPTIGTMARASRQYLIRAVTYVAGDLGIRQFLDIGTGLPTYDNTHQVAQRIAPESRIVYVDNDPLVLRHAQALLTSTPEGLTEYIDADLHDPEAIIERAGKILDFGRPVALMLMGILGHIQDYEEAKSIVRRLQAALPSGSCFVHYDSTDTDQALKEAQQGYDDTGAVPYVLRSPEQLVAYYEGLELFEPGIVSCPLWRPEPGTRTEPTDIHGGVARKP; this is encoded by the coding sequence ATGGCAGACAGCGAGCTCACCCCGGACCAGGACGCGCTGTCCAAGATCGACACCACGGTGCCGCACTCGGCCCGCATCTGGAACTACTGGATGGGCGGCAAGGACAACTACGAGGTCGACCGGATCGCGGGCGACGCCTACCGCGAGCACGCGCCGACCATCGGGACGATGGCCCGTGCCTCCCGCCAGTACCTGATCCGCGCCGTGACCTACGTGGCCGGCGACCTCGGCATCCGCCAGTTCCTCGACATCGGCACCGGATTGCCGACCTACGACAACACCCACCAGGTCGCCCAGCGCATCGCCCCCGAGTCGCGCATCGTCTACGTCGACAACGACCCGCTGGTGCTGCGCCACGCCCAGGCCCTGCTCACCAGCACCCCCGAGGGTCTGACCGAGTACATCGACGCGGATCTGCACGACCCCGAGGCGATCATCGAGCGGGCGGGCAAGATCCTCGACTTCGGCCGGCCGGTCGCCCTCATGCTGATGGGCATCCTCGGCCACATCCAGGACTACGAGGAGGCCAAGTCGATCGTCCGCCGCCTCCAGGCCGCCCTGCCCTCCGGCAGCTGCTTCGTGCACTACGACAGCACCGACACCGACCAGGCGCTCAAGGAGGCCCAGCAGGGCTACGACGACACCGGCGCCGTCCCGTACGTGCTGCGCAGCCCGGAGCAACTGGTCGCCTACTACGAGGGACTCGAGCTGTTCGAGCCCGGCATCGTCTCCTGTCCGCTGTGGCGTCCCGAGCCGGGCACCAGGACCGAGCCCACGGACATCCACGGTGGCGTGGCCCGCAAGCCCTGA
- a CDS encoding DUF397 domain-containing protein: protein MASDTPLHSGMPAADLGAAGWHKPWSGTNGGSCVEAKRLPDGTVALRQSTDPEGPALLYSRDEMIAFLRGVKAGQADFLVD from the coding sequence ATGGCATCCGACACCCCCCTCCACAGCGGCATGCCGGCCGCCGACCTGGGCGCCGCGGGCTGGCACAAGCCCTGGAGCGGCACCAACGGCGGCTCCTGCGTCGAAGCCAAGCGCCTGCCCGACGGCACGGTGGCCCTGCGTCAGTCCACCGACCCCGAGGGACCCGCACTGCTCTACAGCCGGGACGAGATGATCGCGTTCCTCCGGGGCGTCAAGGCCGGCCAGGCGGACTTCCTGGTCGACTGA
- a CDS encoding helix-turn-helix domain-containing protein, with translation MVLGKRLRHLRERAGVSFEDAARAIEVTPLTVRRIEKAEVGLRIPYVRELLRTYGVPVREIDDFVTLAREANRPGWWYKYRDVLPEWFKAYVSLESEASVIRLYEPHYVPGLLQTREYATALMRVGFPNESKEEIARRVDLRLRRQDLLAKPDGPAVWAILDETVLRRPVGGPEVMRAQLDRMVEVLRMPKVSVQIMPYSVGAHPGAFGPFHHFRFGFSELPDVVYTENLAGSVYYDRPDDVVTYLEVLDRMSVQAEPVARTRDVLGELLEEL, from the coding sequence ATGGTCCTCGGCAAGCGTCTGCGGCACCTGCGGGAGCGGGCCGGGGTCTCCTTCGAGGACGCGGCACGGGCCATCGAGGTCACGCCCTTGACGGTCCGCCGGATAGAGAAGGCGGAGGTCGGCCTGCGCATCCCGTACGTCAGGGAGCTGTTGCGCACCTACGGCGTTCCCGTACGGGAGATCGACGACTTCGTCACCCTGGCCCGCGAGGCCAACCGGCCCGGCTGGTGGTACAAGTACCGCGACGTGCTGCCGGAGTGGTTCAAGGCGTACGTGAGCCTGGAGAGCGAGGCCAGCGTCATCCGCCTCTACGAACCCCACTACGTGCCCGGCCTGTTGCAGACCCGCGAGTACGCCACCGCGCTCATGCGCGTCGGCTTCCCCAACGAGTCGAAGGAGGAGATCGCCCGCCGCGTCGACCTGCGCCTGAGACGTCAGGACCTGCTCGCCAAGCCGGACGGCCCGGCCGTGTGGGCCATCCTCGACGAGACCGTGCTGCGCCGGCCCGTCGGCGGTCCCGAGGTGATGCGGGCCCAGCTCGACCGCATGGTCGAGGTGCTCCGGATGCCGAAGGTCAGCGTCCAGATCATGCCCTACTCGGTGGGGGCCCACCCGGGCGCCTTCGGCCCCTTCCACCACTTCCGCTTCGGCTTCTCCGAACTGCCCGACGTCGTCTACACCGAGAACCTCGCGGGCTCGGTGTACTACGACCGGCCGGACGACGTCGTGACCTATCTCGAAGTCCTGGACCGGATGTCCGTGCAGGCGGAACCGGTCGCACGCACCAGGGACGTCCTGGGCGAACTGCTTGAGGAGTTGTGA
- a CDS encoding ATP-binding protein: MRRETWMATVTDGQSRSPDDPGPARGARTSAAVRTQDAAFGPMTASGGRRPGPPPAPADAGHRPAVPASADAGHRSAVAAGTAGAGSDDPFRIRSTVPADPSWAAAVRRLVAGQLARLPLSADQRDGAVLATDELFANAVKHARTDPDDTVTVTVEGSAHALRVTVADSSPVLPRPRPADATAESGRGLAIVAALADDWGMSPPEPGRPGKRVWFTLRHQGSPSP, from the coding sequence ATGCGACGCGAGACCTGGATGGCCACCGTGACCGACGGACAGTCGAGGAGCCCGGACGACCCCGGACCCGCCCGGGGCGCGCGGACGAGCGCGGCCGTCCGGACGCAGGATGCCGCCTTCGGACCGATGACGGCATCCGGCGGCCGACGCCCTGGACCGCCGCCCGCCCCGGCGGACGCCGGGCACCGACCTGCTGTCCCCGCGTCGGCGGACGCCGGGCACCGGTCGGCCGTCGCCGCGGGGACAGCTGGGGCCGGCTCGGACGACCCCTTCCGCATCCGCTCCACCGTGCCCGCCGACCCCTCCTGGGCGGCGGCCGTACGGCGCCTGGTCGCCGGGCAACTCGCCCGGCTGCCGCTGTCGGCCGATCAGCGCGACGGGGCGGTGCTCGCCACGGACGAGTTGTTCGCCAACGCGGTCAAGCACGCGCGCACCGACCCGGACGACACGGTCACGGTGACCGTGGAGGGCAGCGCTCACGCCCTCCGCGTGACCGTGGCGGACTCCTCGCCGGTGCTGCCCCGGCCACGACCGGCCGACGCGACCGCGGAGTCGGGCCGCGGACTCGCCATCGTGGCCGCCCTGGCCGACGACTGGGGCATGTCCCCACCTGAACCGGGCCGCCCCGGCAAGAGAGTCTGGTTCACCCTCCGCCACCAAGGAAGCCCGTCCCCATGA
- a CDS encoding DUF6624 domain-containing protein, whose protein sequence is MADELVRRAEADREVTRETGSAPTAERRRKVAECRRGNAEALAVIVRRHGWPTVEAVGGAASTAALMILLHAPDLDFRLRCRDLVAQATADGRCPAVHLAYIADHCAVELGEPQFYGTRINPATLRPYPVRRPQTLDERRRDVGLGPLEEQMRALRAHG, encoded by the coding sequence GTGGCGGACGAGCTCGTGCGCCGGGCCGAGGCTGATCGGGAGGTGACGAGGGAGACGGGGTCAGCGCCCACCGCGGAGCGGCGGCGGAAGGTGGCGGAGTGCCGGCGGGGCAACGCCGAGGCCCTCGCGGTGATCGTGCGTCGGCACGGCTGGCCGACCGTGGAGGCCGTGGGCGGAGCCGCCTCGACGGCCGCTCTGATGATCCTGCTGCACGCCCCTGACCTGGACTTCCGGCTGCGCTGCCGGGATCTGGTCGCGCAGGCCACCGCGGACGGACGCTGCCCCGCCGTGCACCTGGCCTACATCGCCGACCACTGCGCCGTCGAACTGGGCGAGCCGCAGTTCTACGGCACGCGGATCAACCCCGCCACCCTCCGCCCGTACCCCGTGCGCCGCCCGCAGACCCTCGACGAGCGCCGCCGGGACGTCGGACTCGGTCCGCTGGAGGAACAGATGCGGGCGCTGCGCGCGCACGGCTGA
- a CDS encoding SDR family oxidoreductase — MSSASGSRVVVTGATGNVGTSVVRVLSEDPEIGSIRGLARRIPQWSPPKTQWSAVDVSFEQSGLAGEFAGADTVIHLAWAFQPTHDPAATWRTNVLGSMRVFEAVAAARVPVLVHASSVGAYSPGPKDHAVDESWPTHGWPDAAYCREKAYLERALDTFERDHPDVRVVRMRPAFLFKRESASEQRRIFAGRFLPGQLARPELMPFLPDIPGLRVQALHTDDAARAYRLALTNEVRGAFNLAAEPPLDARVLGELLGSRPVRLPRTAARSAIAAAWGLRLLPASPQLFDAVLHLPLMDCTRAHVELGWRPERTATEVLQEFLQGLQRGEGEDTEPLRGRKVG, encoded by the coding sequence GTGAGCAGCGCTTCGGGCAGCCGGGTCGTCGTCACGGGCGCCACCGGCAATGTCGGCACGAGTGTCGTACGCGTCCTGTCCGAGGATCCGGAGATCGGGTCCATACGGGGACTGGCCCGCCGGATCCCGCAGTGGTCGCCGCCGAAGACGCAGTGGTCGGCGGTGGACGTGTCCTTCGAGCAGTCCGGGCTGGCCGGGGAGTTCGCGGGCGCCGACACGGTGATCCATCTGGCCTGGGCCTTCCAGCCCACGCACGATCCGGCGGCCACCTGGCGCACCAACGTGCTGGGCAGCATGCGGGTCTTCGAAGCGGTGGCCGCGGCGCGGGTTCCGGTCCTGGTGCACGCCTCGTCGGTCGGCGCCTACTCACCGGGGCCGAAGGACCACGCGGTGGACGAGTCGTGGCCGACCCACGGCTGGCCGGACGCCGCGTACTGCCGGGAGAAGGCGTATCTGGAACGGGCCCTGGACACCTTCGAGCGGGACCATCCGGATGTGCGGGTGGTCCGGATGCGCCCGGCCTTCCTGTTCAAGCGGGAGTCGGCGAGCGAGCAGCGGCGGATCTTCGCCGGGCGGTTCCTGCCGGGGCAGCTGGCCCGACCCGAGCTGATGCCGTTCCTGCCCGACATCCCGGGCCTGCGGGTGCAGGCTCTGCACACGGACGACGCCGCCCGGGCCTACCGGCTGGCGCTCACGAACGAGGTGCGGGGAGCGTTCAATCTGGCCGCCGAGCCGCCGCTGGACGCGCGGGTGCTGGGTGAGCTGCTCGGCTCCCGGCCCGTACGGCTGCCGCGCACAGCCGCCCGTTCGGCGATCGCCGCCGCATGGGGGCTGCGGCTGCTGCCCGCCTCGCCCCAGTTGTTCGACGCGGTCCTCCACCTGCCCCTGATGGACTGCACCCGGGCGCACGTCGAGCTGGGCTGGCGGCCGGAGCGTACGGCGACCGAGGTCCTCCAGGAGTTCCTCCAGGGGTTGCAACGGGGCGAGGGGGAGGACACGGAGCCGCTGCGGGGCCGCAAGGTGGGGTGA
- a CDS encoding PHP domain-containing protein — protein MDPVEALDRIAFLLERSLAPTYRVRAFRTASRVLSGLPGQEVTDRAAAGTLESLKGVGPKTAQVVREALTGQVPGYLRALEDEAGEPLAQGGERLRALLRGDCHLHSDWSDGGSPIEEMGRTAARLGHEWAVLTDHSPRLTVARGLSAERLREQLDVVAELNRTWAPFRLLTGIECDILDDGSLDQDPGLLERLDVVVVSVHSKLRMDARSMTRRMVAAVRDPHSDVLGHCTGRLLTGRGRPESEFDADAVFAACAETGTAVEINSRPERLDPPRRLLRRAVDAGVLFSVDTDAHAPGQLDWQIHGCARAEECGVPPERVVTTWPGEQLLDWARERRTP, from the coding sequence ATGGACCCTGTCGAGGCACTGGACCGGATCGCCTTCCTGCTGGAGCGGTCCCTGGCGCCGACCTACCGGGTGCGCGCCTTCCGCACCGCCTCCCGGGTGCTGTCCGGGCTGCCCGGGCAGGAGGTGACCGACCGGGCCGCGGCCGGGACGCTCGAGTCGCTCAAGGGCGTCGGCCCGAAGACCGCCCAGGTCGTGCGGGAGGCGCTGACCGGGCAGGTGCCCGGTTATCTGCGCGCACTGGAGGACGAGGCCGGCGAACCGCTCGCTCAGGGCGGCGAACGGCTGCGGGCGCTGCTGCGCGGTGACTGCCATCTGCACTCCGACTGGTCCGACGGCGGCAGCCCGATCGAGGAGATGGGCCGGACCGCGGCGCGCCTCGGGCACGAGTGGGCGGTGCTGACGGACCACTCGCCGCGGCTGACGGTGGCCCGCGGGCTGTCCGCCGAGCGGCTGCGCGAGCAACTGGACGTGGTCGCGGAGCTGAACCGGACCTGGGCCCCGTTCCGGCTGCTGACCGGCATCGAGTGCGACATCCTCGACGACGGCTCGCTCGACCAGGATCCCGGGCTGCTGGAGCGGCTGGACGTCGTGGTGGTGTCGGTGCACTCCAAACTGCGGATGGACGCCCGGTCGATGACCCGCCGCATGGTGGCCGCCGTACGCGATCCGCACTCCGACGTGCTCGGCCACTGCACCGGGCGGCTGCTGACCGGGCGGGGGCGTCCGGAGTCGGAGTTCGACGCGGACGCGGTGTTCGCCGCGTGCGCCGAGACCGGCACGGCCGTGGAGATCAACAGCCGCCCGGAGCGGCTCGACCCGCCGCGGCGGCTGCTGCGCCGGGCCGTCGATGCCGGTGTGCTGTTCTCCGTCGACACCGACGCCCACGCACCCGGCCAGCTGGACTGGCAGATCCACGGATGCGCGCGGGCCGAGGAGTGCGGGGTGCCACCGGAGCGCGTGGTGACCACGTGGCCCGGGGAGCAGCTGCTGGACTGGGCCCGCGAGCGGCGGACGCCGTGA
- a CDS encoding ricin-type beta-trefoil lectin domain protein, translated as MARPRLLRRCLFAALSAVLAGSAAIGPAQADSPKAATPTAATPKAAAAVTFSDNFDGPAGAAVDSSKWQIETGDNVNNHERQYYTSGNKNAALDGQGHLVITARRENPSNYQCWYGTCQYTSARLNTSGKFSAQYGHVEARMKIPRGQGMWPAFWMLGTPVNWPDSGEIDIMENVGFEPSSVHGTIHGPGYSGSGGIGAGYTLPNGQAFADAFHTFAVDWAPNSITWSVDGNVYQRRTPADLGGKTWVFNKPFFLILNLAVGGYWPGDPDGSTSFPQQLVVDSVSVTTSDTAGGVAIRGLAGKCVDVAAANSANGTPVQLYDCNGSAAQQWTVGSDGTLRALGKCLDVTDRGTADGSTVQLWDCGGGANQKWVVSSAHDIVNPQANKCLDVTGNNSANGTRLQIWTCTGGANQKWTVG; from the coding sequence GTGGCACGTCCACGCCTGCTCCGCAGATGCCTGTTCGCCGCCCTGTCCGCCGTCCTGGCCGGTTCCGCCGCCATCGGCCCGGCACAGGCAGACTCCCCGAAGGCGGCCACCCCCACGGCGGCCACCCCGAAGGCGGCCGCCGCCGTCACGTTCTCCGACAACTTCGACGGTCCCGCCGGCGCGGCCGTCGACTCCTCCAAGTGGCAGATCGAGACCGGCGACAACGTCAACAACCACGAGCGGCAGTACTACACGTCGGGCAACAAGAACGCGGCCCTGGACGGCCAGGGCCACCTGGTCATCACCGCGCGTCGGGAGAATCCTTCCAACTACCAGTGCTGGTACGGCACATGCCAGTACACCTCCGCCCGGCTGAACACCTCCGGGAAGTTCTCCGCGCAGTACGGGCACGTGGAGGCCCGGATGAAGATCCCGCGGGGGCAGGGCATGTGGCCCGCGTTCTGGATGCTCGGGACGCCGGTCAACTGGCCGGACTCCGGCGAGATCGACATCATGGAGAACGTCGGTTTCGAGCCGTCCAGCGTCCACGGCACGATCCACGGCCCCGGCTACTCCGGCTCGGGCGGCATCGGCGCGGGCTACACGCTGCCGAACGGGCAGGCCTTCGCGGACGCCTTCCACACCTTCGCCGTCGACTGGGCGCCGAACTCGATCACCTGGTCCGTGGACGGCAACGTCTACCAGCGGCGTACGCCTGCCGACCTCGGCGGCAAGACGTGGGTGTTCAACAAGCCGTTCTTCCTGATCCTGAACCTGGCCGTGGGCGGTTACTGGCCGGGCGACCCGGACGGCTCCACCTCCTTCCCGCAGCAGCTCGTGGTCGACTCGGTCTCGGTGACCACCAGTGACACGGCCGGTGGCGTCGCGATCCGGGGGCTGGCCGGCAAGTGCGTGGACGTGGCCGCGGCGAACTCCGCCAACGGCACCCCCGTACAGCTCTACGACTGCAACGGCAGCGCCGCCCAGCAGTGGACGGTCGGCTCGGACGGCACCCTGCGCGCGCTCGGCAAGTGCCTCGACGTCACGGACCGCGGCACGGCGGACGGCTCCACGGTCCAGCTCTGGGACTGCGGCGGCGGTGCGAACCAGAAGTGGGTCGTCTCCTCCGCGCACGACATCGTCAACCCGCAGGCGAACAAGTGTCTGGATGTCACCGGCAACAATTCCGCCAACGGCACCCGGCTGCAGATCTGGACCTGCACGGGCGGCGCCAACCAGAAGTGGACGGTGGGCTGA